A part of Marinobacter psychrophilus genomic DNA contains:
- the tsaA gene encoding tRNA (N6-threonylcarbamoyladenosine(37)-N6)-methyltransferase TrmO has product MPRHNEKDATEALTLTPIAIARSCFADKFGVPRQPGLTRHAHADLLIQPPFDREDAFRGLESASHLWLTFQFHQAVRAEWRPVVRPPRLGGNRKIGVFASRSPFRPNSLGLSAVRNRGLVRKQGKLVLQISDHDLIEGTPILDIKPYLPFADAISDAHLGWAEEAPLERLPVVFLPEARQQLGELCAGPSSKSSLQKYPNFAALIEDVVSYDPRPSFRRGREEERIYGAHLYDVNVRFRFVTDETGSRVEVLTVC; this is encoded by the coding sequence ATGCCTCGCCATAACGAAAAAGATGCTACTGAAGCACTGACTCTGACTCCGATTGCCATCGCTCGCTCCTGCTTTGCCGACAAGTTCGGCGTGCCGCGGCAGCCGGGCTTAACCCGCCATGCCCACGCCGACTTATTGATTCAGCCGCCGTTTGACCGCGAGGACGCTTTTCGCGGTTTGGAGAGCGCCAGCCATTTATGGCTGACGTTTCAGTTTCATCAGGCAGTGCGAGCCGAGTGGCGGCCGGTGGTGCGGCCACCCCGTTTGGGAGGCAACCGCAAGATTGGGGTGTTTGCCAGCCGTTCGCCGTTTCGCCCCAACAGCCTGGGGCTTTCGGCAGTGCGTAACCGCGGGCTGGTGCGTAAGCAAGGCAAGCTGGTGTTACAAATCAGCGATCACGATTTGATTGAAGGCACGCCCATTCTGGACATCAAACCGTATCTACCATTTGCAGACGCGATAAGCGACGCGCATCTGGGTTGGGCCGAGGAGGCACCGCTGGAGCGCTTGCCGGTGGTGTTCTTGCCCGAGGCACGACAGCAACTGGGCGAGCTTTGTGCAGGGCCTTCTTCAAAGAGCTCCCTACAAAAATATCCGAATTTCGCCGCGCTGATTGAAGATGTGGTGAGTTACGATCCGCGGCCTTCGTTTCGTCGCGGCCGCGAAGAAGAACGGATTTACGGCGCGCATCTGTACGATGTCAATGTGCGTTTCCGGTTTGTAACCGACGAAACAGGCAGCCGTGTGGAAGTGCTGACAGTTTGTTAG
- the coaE gene encoding dephospho-CoA kinase (Dephospho-CoA kinase (CoaE) performs the final step in coenzyme A biosynthesis.), with protein MAPKIVGLTGGIGSGKSMVASLFGAFGVHWIDADDVARQAVEPGTRALELIAEHFGHDILMSGGALNRAALRKLVFDNADERRWLEALIHPIIHADLERQLKPDDYNLPYVLLVSPLLFETVQHTMTERVIVIDSPESVQIQRTMARDNNPRDQVERIIAAQIPRQQRLEKADLIIDNGGTKDNVRQQVRDAHNALLVEFGH; from the coding sequence ATGGCACCCAAAATTGTGGGGCTGACCGGTGGTATTGGATCGGGAAAATCGATGGTTGCCAGCCTCTTTGGCGCCTTTGGCGTGCATTGGATAGACGCAGACGATGTCGCCCGCCAGGCGGTAGAACCCGGCACCCGAGCGCTGGAGCTGATTGCCGAGCATTTTGGTCACGACATTCTGATGTCTGGTGGCGCGCTGAATCGCGCAGCTTTGCGTAAGCTGGTGTTTGACAACGCCGACGAGCGTCGGTGGCTGGAAGCGTTAATACATCCCATCATCCACGCGGATTTGGAACGCCAGTTAAAGCCCGACGACTACAACTTGCCCTACGTATTGCTCGTGTCGCCGCTGCTGTTTGAAACGGTTCAGCACACCATGACAGAGCGAGTAATTGTTATAGACAGCCCAGAGAGCGTTCAAATACAGCGCACCATGGCGCGGGACAACAACCCGCGGGACCAGGTTGAACGCATTATTGCCGCACAGATTCCGCGCCAGCAGCGGCTTGAAAAGGCCGACCTGATTATTGATAACGGCGGCACCAAAGACAACGTGCGCCAACAGGTGCGAGACGCCCACAATGCGCTGCTGGTGGAATTTGGCCATTAA
- the yacG gene encoding DNA gyrase inhibitor YacG → MNVECPTCHKAVEWTDANPERPFCSHRCKLIDLGAWANEEYRVPAQNVSSEDLDQLADDTQH, encoded by the coding sequence ATGAACGTTGAATGCCCCACCTGCCATAAAGCCGTGGAATGGACCGATGCCAATCCAGAGCGCCCATTCTGTTCGCACCGCTGCAAGTTGATTGACCTGGGCGCATGGGCCAATGAGGAGTACCGAGTACCGGCACAGAATGTAAGCTCGGAAGACCTGGACCAGTTGGCAGACGACACCCAGCACTGA
- a CDS encoding DUF1329 domain-containing protein — protein MKLNNKILTTGILAASLFSMNAFAAVSESEAAKLGDSLTMMGAEQAGNGGAIPAFEGGLTTPPAGYMNDGIYVNPFPSDTPEFTINRSNVDQYRANLSPGQVAMIEKYDNFVMPVYQTRRTMAYPQAVQEQTRANATTVTLKEGGSGLENYQAGTPFPMPQTGLEVYWNHITRYRGGSVLRNIGQVTPTESGDFSVVRFQEELTYRTFLEDANQNPDPNVLFYFKQAIVGPARLAGNVLLVHETIDQIAEPRRAWIYNAGQRRVRRAPQVAYDGPGTAADGMRTSDNLDMMNGAPDRYNWELVGKKEMYIPYNSYKLLDRDVKYTDIVRPGHMNQELTRYELHRVWHVRATLKEGERHIYAKRDIYFNEDSWQAAVIDQYDGRGELWRVSEAHAVQFYDRDVPWYAVEAIYDVLSGRYLVLGLTNEEANPYEFGIQRQSRDYTPAALRRSGVR, from the coding sequence ATGAAATTGAACAACAAAATACTGACCACCGGGATTCTTGCGGCATCGCTTTTCAGTATGAACGCATTTGCCGCGGTGTCAGAAAGCGAAGCCGCCAAATTGGGCGATTCGTTGACCATGATGGGTGCCGAGCAAGCTGGCAATGGCGGCGCTATTCCCGCCTTTGAGGGTGGCTTGACCACTCCGCCGGCTGGCTACATGAATGATGGCATTTACGTGAACCCGTTCCCGTCAGATACGCCAGAATTCACCATCAATCGCAGCAACGTCGATCAGTACCGCGCTAATTTGTCACCGGGTCAGGTGGCGATGATTGAAAAGTACGACAACTTCGTGATGCCGGTGTACCAAACTCGTCGCACCATGGCGTACCCGCAAGCCGTGCAGGAGCAAACCCGCGCGAATGCCACCACGGTGACCTTGAAAGAAGGCGGTTCTGGGCTGGAAAATTATCAGGCTGGCACGCCTTTCCCGATGCCACAAACTGGTCTGGAAGTTTACTGGAACCATATTACCCGTTACCGCGGCGGCTCGGTGCTGCGTAACATTGGTCAGGTAACACCCACAGAAAGCGGCGATTTCAGCGTAGTGCGGTTTCAGGAAGAGTTGACTTACCGTACTTTCCTGGAAGACGCCAATCAGAACCCCGATCCCAACGTGCTGTTTTACTTTAAACAGGCCATTGTGGGCCCGGCTCGGCTGGCAGGTAACGTGCTGCTGGTACACGAAACCATCGACCAGATCGCCGAACCCCGCCGTGCGTGGATTTACAACGCTGGACAGCGTCGTGTTCGCCGTGCGCCTCAGGTCGCGTATGACGGCCCGGGCACCGCGGCCGACGGTATGCGTACCTCAGATAACCTGGATATGATGAACGGCGCTCCAGACCGCTACAACTGGGAGCTGGTGGGCAAAAAAGAAATGTACATTCCGTACAATTCTTACAAGCTGCTCGATCGTGATGTCAAGTACACCGATATCGTGCGGCCTGGCCACATGAACCAAGAGCTGACCCGTTACGAACTGCACCGGGTATGGCATGTGCGCGCTACTTTGAAGGAAGGTGAACGCCACATATATGCCAAGCGTGACATCTACTTTAACGAAGATTCCTGGCAGGCAGCGGTGATTGACCAGTACGACGGACGTGGCGAGTTGTGGAGGGTTTCAGAAGCCCACGCTGTTCAGTTCTACGATCGCGATGTGCCCTGGTACGCTGTGGAAGCCATCTACGATGTGCTTTCTGGCCGCTACCTGGTGCTGGGCCTGACTAACGAAGAAGCCAATCCGTACGAATTCGGCATTCAACGGCAGTCTCGTGACTACACTCCGGCCGCGCTGCGCAGGTCTGGTGTACGCTAA
- a CDS encoding glucosaminidase domain-containing protein gives MSVNTGAPSPAAQKRHALAFILLLLAGALFGAFYKPSPSALSSRDSAGEEFQFATLPALPGWANAPLPDFSSYADTDEKKAAFFEFLFPRIVLANSRILLEREYLDALAAKSQLSGKEKQWLKNEAKRLRVDLTPVGKAQIAKLKRRLDVIPPSLIMAQAANESAWGTSRFAVEGNNLFGQWCFTAGCGLVPLSRVSGASHEVAKFSSPYRSIRAYIENLNRHPAYQTLRDIRLTDRKQQEPLSGKGLAAGLELYSERGDEYIDEITEMISHNDLAVYDQAFAEILQDQNPAHLQQLASASSVDELLPR, from the coding sequence ATGTCAGTCAACACAGGCGCACCTTCCCCCGCTGCCCAAAAACGTCATGCTTTGGCGTTTATTCTATTACTGCTTGCCGGCGCTTTGTTTGGAGCATTTTATAAACCTTCGCCAAGCGCACTCAGCAGCCGTGACAGTGCCGGCGAGGAATTTCAGTTTGCCACGCTACCGGCGCTACCCGGCTGGGCCAATGCGCCCTTGCCCGATTTTTCTAGCTACGCGGATACTGACGAAAAAAAAGCCGCTTTTTTTGAATTTCTGTTCCCACGCATTGTGCTGGCAAACAGCCGCATTTTGCTGGAACGTGAGTACTTGGACGCTTTGGCTGCAAAATCCCAGCTTTCCGGCAAAGAAAAACAATGGCTGAAAAACGAAGCCAAACGCCTACGGGTCGACCTCACGCCAGTGGGCAAGGCCCAGATTGCCAAGTTAAAAAGACGCCTGGACGTAATACCGCCGTCGCTGATTATGGCCCAGGCGGCTAACGAGTCCGCTTGGGGCACGTCGCGCTTTGCGGTGGAAGGTAACAATCTGTTCGGCCAATGGTGTTTTACCGCTGGCTGCGGCCTGGTGCCGCTTAGTCGGGTATCGGGCGCCAGCCACGAGGTGGCCAAGTTTTCTTCGCCATATCGTTCGATACGGGCCTATATAGAGAACCTGAACCGCCACCCTGCCTATCAAACATTGCGGGATATTCGCCTAACCGATCGCAAACAACAGGAACCGCTGTCTGGCAAGGGGCTGGCTGCCGGGTTAGAACTTTACTCCGAGCGTGGTGACGAGTACATCGACGAGATAACGGAAATGATCAGCCATAACGATCTGGCCGTGTACGATCAGGCGTTTGCCGAAATCTTGCAAGATCAAAACCCGGCTCATCTACAACAATTGGCCAGTGCCAGCTCTGTTGACGAGCTGCTGCCACGTTAA
- a CDS encoding LuxR C-terminal-related transcriptional regulator has product MPLLEFSGQCRAFVRHAPVSTGQCVKQVEKGKAANDEFQTANSALQRGERVRELLQQRVKLPFDEKHLQGLLVRPELNQLLMGSVVPAGLLNIYGPCGYGKSAAATQALLASDFSFARIRWVTLSAQDNAPERFLMLLAVVLNQPEPLHSGAFADGLQWLLAATERPDSARLLPQVLVLDNLDAISNPAALALLQQLVDNLPAQLCLLGISRGPLAISTHSLELQNRFNSLGPDKLEFSRSEVFEFFASELQQQTLTTVSVDNLYSLTEGWPTPLALYRGELRSSRERKALQDTASIQRFLADAVLGHYTNAQLLALRALAELDVFSDDLFASLADTTTELALSPSQTALAQATPTPVTLSQLVPSQAVERGLPAKLMAGRGRWYRLNPLLLDWLQTPVLNGGAQRMLRVSEWFAQRRQYSEGLKYALMSADVGQIRRMAAEGSEALLLGQDTASLLRLRCSLPAPALAANPRLRLVFGWVHAIGGQCRQATELIEHLGKVGTHDIPLGRIQALQAFIARGQGQVEPALVLAEAALEDSELSIQGQLVTQLVRSSALCALGRFADARQASREAARLARQAGDTGSEALAVYAHARIELSKGELRHTEHLLRSSLDTAMQELARPARVGEIRLQLNLALVLWHQGRYQDVDRVLAVCTRQAEQTRDLGLLMAMCLRVLICRSQSHFDEAFAWIARAERTMQSWQVDGELYVPVLEALKASCWLGQRETDRAAQAMAKIVPYRQAGYSPELFPTMPGLMDCLQVRIAMARGEYGAARTQLSGLRAGYRDSVPMGVDMHMSLLDVALLAREKSPAQAVKRLVSIVELAAKEHFISPFTELKQELEPLLRQTSDQLPTGVFSDALVKLFGIKAATSATRVIVPLAEPISEREKGVLECIARGLSNQEVADKLHISLHTVKTHARRINAKLGVKSRTQAIVRARELGVL; this is encoded by the coding sequence ATGCCACTTTTGGAATTTTCCGGTCAGTGCAGGGCTTTTGTTCGCCACGCGCCGGTATCGACGGGGCAGTGCGTGAAACAAGTTGAAAAGGGTAAAGCCGCAAACGACGAATTCCAGACCGCTAACAGCGCGCTTCAGCGCGGCGAGCGGGTACGTGAGCTTTTGCAGCAGCGGGTGAAACTACCATTTGATGAAAAACACCTGCAAGGTTTGTTGGTTCGGCCAGAGTTAAATCAGCTGTTGATGGGCAGTGTGGTGCCTGCCGGACTGTTAAACATTTACGGCCCTTGTGGCTATGGCAAATCGGCCGCTGCCACGCAGGCGTTGTTGGCGTCTGATTTTTCCTTCGCTCGTATCCGCTGGGTAACTCTGAGCGCCCAAGATAACGCTCCCGAGCGTTTTTTAATGCTCTTGGCGGTAGTGCTGAATCAGCCGGAACCTTTACACAGCGGCGCATTTGCCGACGGCTTGCAGTGGTTGCTGGCAGCCACAGAGCGGCCCGATTCGGCCAGACTTCTGCCTCAAGTGCTGGTGCTGGACAATCTGGATGCAATCAGCAATCCGGCGGCCTTGGCACTATTGCAACAATTGGTGGATAACCTGCCAGCTCAACTGTGCTTGCTTGGCATATCCCGCGGCCCGCTGGCTATCAGCACCCATTCGCTGGAGCTGCAAAACCGGTTTAACAGCCTCGGCCCGGATAAACTAGAATTCAGTCGCAGTGAAGTGTTTGAATTTTTCGCCAGCGAATTGCAGCAACAGACATTGACTACCGTTTCGGTCGACAATCTTTACAGCCTCACTGAAGGCTGGCCAACGCCTCTAGCGCTGTACCGTGGTGAGTTGCGCAGTAGCCGCGAGCGTAAAGCCTTGCAAGACACCGCAAGTATTCAGCGATTTCTGGCGGATGCCGTTTTGGGCCATTACACAAACGCGCAGCTGTTGGCGCTGCGTGCACTGGCCGAACTTGATGTGTTTTCTGACGATCTATTCGCATCGCTGGCGGATACCACGACCGAATTAGCCTTATCACCTTCACAAACAGCGCTCGCGCAGGCAACGCCTACACCAGTAACACTCTCTCAGTTGGTGCCCTCACAGGCGGTCGAACGCGGCTTGCCTGCAAAGCTTATGGCCGGGCGTGGCCGCTGGTACCGGCTGAATCCTCTGCTGCTGGACTGGTTGCAAACGCCGGTGTTGAACGGCGGTGCTCAGCGCATGCTGCGGGTGAGTGAGTGGTTCGCCCAGCGCCGTCAGTACTCAGAAGGCTTGAAATACGCTCTGATGTCTGCGGACGTGGGACAGATCCGGCGTATGGCAGCGGAAGGCTCCGAGGCTCTTCTTCTGGGGCAAGACACCGCATCATTGCTACGCCTCAGGTGTAGCCTGCCGGCACCCGCACTGGCCGCCAATCCACGGCTGCGGTTGGTTTTTGGTTGGGTACATGCCATTGGCGGGCAATGTCGCCAGGCAACAGAGCTGATTGAACACTTGGGTAAGGTGGGAACACACGACATTCCGCTGGGGCGTATTCAGGCCCTACAGGCGTTTATTGCTCGCGGCCAGGGCCAGGTAGAACCGGCTCTGGTGCTGGCCGAAGCTGCTCTTGAAGATTCGGAGTTATCCATTCAGGGCCAACTGGTTACTCAGCTGGTGCGATCCAGCGCCTTGTGTGCCCTCGGCCGTTTCGCCGATGCTCGCCAGGCCAGCCGCGAAGCCGCACGCCTGGCACGACAGGCTGGCGATACCGGCTCCGAGGCCTTGGCGGTTTACGCCCATGCCCGCATCGAACTGAGTAAAGGCGAGCTTCGCCACACCGAACATCTGCTGCGCAGCAGTCTGGATACGGCCATGCAAGAGTTGGCGCGGCCGGCGCGGGTCGGGGAAATCCGGCTACAGCTGAATCTCGCGCTGGTGTTATGGCACCAGGGTAGATATCAGGATGTAGACCGGGTTTTGGCCGTGTGCACCCGGCAGGCCGAACAAACCCGAGATCTGGGCCTGTTAATGGCTATGTGTTTGCGGGTACTTATCTGCCGCAGCCAGAGCCATTTTGACGAAGCCTTTGCCTGGATTGCCCGCGCAGAACGCACCATGCAGTCATGGCAGGTAGACGGTGAACTTTATGTGCCGGTATTGGAAGCATTAAAGGCATCGTGCTGGCTGGGCCAGCGCGAGACCGACAGGGCAGCCCAGGCGATGGCCAAAATAGTGCCTTATCGCCAAGCTGGCTATTCACCGGAACTCTTCCCCACCATGCCGGGGCTGATGGACTGCCTGCAAGTGCGCATTGCCATGGCCCGCGGCGAGTATGGCGCGGCCAGAACCCAGTTGAGTGGCTTGCGTGCTGGCTACCGCGATTCCGTGCCCATGGGTGTAGACATGCACATGAGCCTGTTAGACGTTGCGCTGCTTGCCCGGGAAAAAAGTCCTGCCCAAGCCGTCAAGCGCCTGGTCAGTATTGTTGAGTTGGCGGCCAAAGAGCATTTCATCAGTCCGTTTACCGAGCTCAAACAAGAACTTGAGCCACTGTTACGGCAAACGTCTGATCAGCTTCCAACCGGTGTTTTCAGCGATGCTTTGGTAAAGCTGTTTGGTATCAAGGCAGCGACGAGTGCGACGAGGGTAATTGTGCCTCTTGCTGAGCCTATCAGTGAACGGGAAAAAGGCGTGTTGGAATGCATTGCCCGTGGCCTGTCTAATCAGGAAGTTGCAGACAAACTGCACATTTCACTGCACACCGTTAAAACCCACGCGCGCCGAATAAACGCCAAGCTGGGTGTTAAATCCCGCACCCAAGCCATTGTCCGGGCCCGCGAACTGGGCGTGCTTTAG
- a CDS encoding DUF1302 domain-containing protein, whose product MIKNQHAPRTWKRLPLAIAIAAGFSGYASAYSFDSEKLGGVEAQFNTTLSAGATWRTENRDKGLVGLGNGGTASSTNYDDGNLNFDKGDTVSKLVKGNSELFLSYDVDSSVLTRVGALVRGRYWYDFELKDENRRFKPLSSDGSDNASGGEILDAYIFTDWYLGNVPVSARYGNQVVSWGESTFIPGGINTINPIDVNAFRAPGAELKDALLPVEMFYISAGITENVTIEGFVQTDWEKVRTDDCGTFFSTVDFVADGCGPVYLAGQTTEVNSAALGAVSQRIGDREADSKDQFGVALRWYVPALNDSEIGLYYIKYNSRLPYVSGIVRTGGAVTTPTVFIEYPENIDLYGISINTTIPGGWSLGAEYSFRKDLPVQWNAFELLLAGNESGVSLLEQRTRERLDLSSSDSLAGLTAPGFDRYDVSQAQFTLIKFFDQVMGASRLSLINEVGATYVHDLLGNDKARYGRSGAFGVGPTLVDTNSPLGVVDLCGTNPLRGPLNLNTAYCENEGFTTDFSWGYRTRLVWDYLDAFSGVNLFPRLAWSHDVKGYAPQPGGAFNEGNKSIGLGLEAVYQNKISADVSYTNYFGGKPYNDFRDRDFISASVSYSF is encoded by the coding sequence ATGATAAAAAACCAACACGCACCGCGTACCTGGAAGAGATTGCCGCTGGCGATTGCCATCGCGGCCGGTTTTTCCGGTTATGCCTCAGCTTATTCTTTTGATTCTGAAAAACTGGGTGGCGTAGAAGCTCAGTTCAATACCACATTGTCTGCCGGGGCTACCTGGCGTACCGAGAACCGTGATAAGGGCCTGGTGGGCCTTGGTAACGGGGGCACGGCTTCCTCGACCAACTACGACGACGGCAACCTGAATTTCGACAAGGGCGATACGGTTTCCAAGCTTGTTAAAGGCAACAGTGAACTCTTCCTCAGCTACGATGTGGACAGCAGCGTGCTCACCCGTGTGGGTGCGCTGGTTCGTGGCCGCTACTGGTACGATTTTGAATTAAAAGACGAGAACCGCCGGTTTAAGCCATTGAGCTCGGATGGCAGCGACAACGCCTCCGGCGGTGAAATTTTGGATGCCTATATTTTCACTGACTGGTACCTCGGAAATGTTCCCGTGAGCGCGCGCTACGGCAACCAGGTGGTTAGTTGGGGTGAGAGTACATTTATTCCCGGTGGCATTAATACCATTAACCCTATCGACGTGAACGCTTTTCGTGCGCCGGGCGCTGAGCTAAAAGATGCGCTGTTACCGGTAGAAATGTTCTACATTTCTGCGGGTATTACTGAAAACGTCACCATTGAAGGTTTTGTTCAAACCGATTGGGAAAAAGTCCGCACAGATGATTGCGGTACTTTCTTCTCTACAGTGGATTTTGTGGCTGATGGTTGTGGGCCAGTTTATCTCGCTGGCCAGACTACTGAGGTGAACAGCGCAGCTTTAGGGGCTGTTTCACAACGAATAGGCGATCGTGAAGCCGACAGTAAAGATCAGTTCGGTGTGGCTTTGCGCTGGTATGTACCGGCTTTAAACGATTCTGAAATTGGTCTCTACTACATCAAGTATAATAGTCGTTTGCCTTACGTTAGCGGTATTGTGAGAACTGGGGGGGCAGTGACTACTCCAACCGTTTTTATTGAATATCCTGAAAATATTGACCTTTACGGCATCAGTATCAACACGACAATACCGGGTGGCTGGTCGCTGGGTGCCGAGTACAGCTTCCGCAAAGACTTGCCTGTCCAGTGGAACGCGTTTGAACTTCTCCTCGCAGGGAATGAGTCTGGAGTCAGCCTGCTGGAACAGAGAACACGCGAAAGATTGGATTTATCCAGCAGCGATTCTCTTGCGGGTTTGACTGCTCCAGGCTTTGATCGTTATGACGTGTCCCAGGCTCAGTTCACTCTGATAAAATTCTTTGACCAAGTCATGGGCGCCAGTCGTCTGTCGCTGATCAACGAAGTAGGGGCCACGTACGTTCATGATTTGCTAGGTAACGACAAGGCACGTTATGGCCGGTCTGGCGCTTTTGGCGTCGGACCAACTTTAGTCGATACAAATTCACCACTGGGTGTTGTGGATTTATGCGGCACGAATCCTTTAAGAGGCCCCTTAAACCTCAACACTGCCTACTGCGAAAACGAGGGCTTCACCACGGACTTCTCTTGGGGCTATCGCACCCGCCTGGTATGGGATTACCTGGACGCATTCTCTGGCGTAAACCTGTTCCCACGCTTGGCTTGGAGTCACGATGTGAAAGGCTACGCCCCGCAACCCGGTGGCGCGTTTAACGAAGGCAACAAGTCTATTGGTTTGGGCCTGGAAGCGGTATATCAGAACAAGATCAGTGCTGATGTCAGCTACACAAACTATTTCGGTGGCAAACCCTATAACGATTTCAGAGACCGCGATTTCATCAGCGCGAGCGTTTCCTACTCGTTCTAA
- a CDS encoding YfaZ family outer membrane protein encodes MKASRIPLIALSLAIGAAPALASDVDVSLTAESVKAQVNFFDSRDDMQLGAGYTYHEGSRHIGNVDFHAQGRTALGNLPTTAGLGMRLIGWDEDRIDGGALALGGYATVNIPDIPGLSVTGGLHYAPSILAFGDSDDMTSLEARVSYRVIRNAELFAGYRYLNTDLDGRSDLNLDEGVMAGMKLYF; translated from the coding sequence ATGAAAGCCTCCCGTATTCCCCTGATAGCCCTATCACTTGCTATAGGCGCAGCGCCTGCGCTGGCCAGCGACGTTGATGTAAGCTTGACCGCAGAATCCGTAAAAGCACAGGTGAACTTCTTTGACAGCCGCGACGACATGCAACTGGGCGCCGGTTATACCTACCACGAAGGCAGCCGCCACATCGGCAACGTCGATTTTCACGCCCAAGGCCGCACGGCCCTTGGTAATCTGCCGACCACTGCAGGCCTTGGTATGCGCCTGATCGGTTGGGACGAAGACCGGATCGACGGCGGCGCTTTGGCGCTGGGCGGCTATGCAACCGTGAACATTCCCGATATACCGGGTTTGTCAGTGACTGGCGGCCTACACTATGCCCCCAGCATTCTGGCGTTTGGCGATTCCGATGACATGACCAGCCTTGAAGCCCGTGTTAGTTACCGTGTGATTCGTAACGCAGAGCTGTTTGCCGGTTACCGCTACCTGAACACAGATTTGGATGGTCGCAGCGATCTGAACCTGGATGAAGGCGTTATGGCCGGTATGAAATTGTACTTCTGA